The window GAGCTTACAGTGTttctgttaaagtccatcgcagccttgcaacagcttcccaatccagccataagaatgatttcaatacattttttttgtcaaaggcaAACATTTTCCTAAAAAATTGTTATGTATGGGGACTTCTGGGACACCATGTAGACTGATTGTGTTACACCCGTTTACAATtcagaggctgtgtgtgtgtgtgtgtgtgtgtgtgtgtgtgtgtgtgtgtgtttccttctgGGCtctttttacatgttttttatATCCATGATGGTGTGctattatgaaataaatttaGTAACGTAAATATGGTTTGGGCTCTATACTTCTGCATTACAACTAATAATactatttttgttatattatgCTGTCCACTATTATGCTATTATGTTATCCACTGTTATTGTCTCATTCTTGGATGATCCTCAGATTTCGTAATCTAGTGTCTGAGATTGAGCCTGAAGTGCACGAGGTCCCTCAGCTGTTCCGCTCGGTGCTGAGGGCCTGTCTGGATGAGGAGCAAGCAGATGAAGAGCTGCAGGTGCGCGCAGCCCATTGGGAGAAGCGGCGCAGTAAGAGCCTTTCGTTTGTCACCTTCCGATCCAAGTTCCGCGCGCTTAGCCGTGGCGTGGGCAGTTTCGGTGGTTCTCGTAGCAACCTGCAGGAGGAAAACACATGGtctgaggaagaagaggatgaaGCGGCGGAGCAGGTGATATCAGGGGCGCCACGGCCGAGAAGAGGGAGGAGCCACAGCATGCCAGAAATAATCCCTACAAATGGGTCTGCTTAGAGCTACAGAGTGAGGAGCAAGGGAACAGGGCAGTGTGGAGAGGAGAAGGGAAAGATGGAGATCTAAGAGAGTAGCAAAGTGTGTAAGAGATGACAAAGTGTGTACGAGAGCTTGTGCTTACATTGTTATTCACACTACTATCTACTTATACCAAAGATCAAAAGTATGAACAGTTGAAACCTAGTGactttttgcatattttttgaAGATTTGTTTATAATTACTGTACATAATTTCCAAAGTTTCACATGAATAAAACTGCttctaccacagcgctgttgaatcctcaaatctgattggtcagaaggtgttgattaattttctacaacagcaacTCTGAAAGTAGTGCCTGCTTCAAGGctaatcacatgtttatatgaACATGCTAATTCTAACACCTTATCATTCTACATGGtagcagctcattcacagggacttgtatggcagatgcaccacataatctaacatgtaataataaatggatgCTATTATTGGAAAACTTCAGGCTATATCACACtactctgtttgttttttcatcacTTATACTGTCCTAAGTGTTTATGTATAGTTTATGTCAAGTTTATGTCCAGAATGCACAGCAAAGTTTATAATGTTAAACTACATAGGTGAACTGATGAATTTccctaaaagaaaaataatccaggtttgtaaatgtgtttttaatatgcAGTTCCTTTCCAGAAATCAGTTACTATGTTCAGTTCTTACTTGAGGCAAGTCAATcagcttaaagaaaaaaaaaagtcatgaaacATAcatgcctaaaaaaaaaattgctcatTAAATAATATGCTGTACACTGGTGTATGCAGATTGAATTGTCTAATGAAAGCACTGAATGAGAAACTGAAGGTTGAAATACTTTACATATGCTCATGTTAATATCTATTGATGCCTTAATCTTTTAATATTTACTGCTGAGTTTGTTCCtcataatataaacctgggtATCTTACAAACTCTGCATTCATAGTGACCGAGGACCCTAATGTAGCTTGATCCAAAACTTTACAATTTCACATTACTGTTTTAAAAGtcatgcttttgttttggttcactTTAAGGTTAACTCACAACTCATCAACACTAAAAACAGTCTTCATTTACACTATGcaaaagcataaaatcatgagaCAAGAGTACCTAGCTTGTTATAAGCTTTGGAAAACACAAGTTTGGAAAATAAGGAACTCTTTCAACAATTTACAGTAAAAAGCCATTACAAGGCCATTATTAGTTTTATCAAATGACTAATTCTCCTTTATACAAACAGGAGACAGACTGACGACCATGTAAGTTAGAATGTTTATCATAAGGAGACCTGTACACGTGATCATATTAATTTATCGTAAAAGCGAGTCTTTTACATCATTCATGTTATCACTGATTGCTGACAACACGGTCAGAAAAATAATCGAATGAAACCAGTTTGCAGAATCAAACCATTCACAAAATTAACCTTCTCCTGAAAATAAGTATGGTAAGTGAAGGCTCagtttttataatgtttatgtCTCAAGGTAACAAAGAGAAAATCTAAGAATGAAATCTGACACCACTCCCTGAATAGGGCAAGATGTTTTAAAACTGCCGTCATCACCTATCCAGAGAGCAAGACTAACCCCACAAGTTTCTATAATTTAACTAACATCTTTCATTCTCAGTAAAAGCATACAACGCATAAGTGGTACAATTTGTCCGCTCTCGTGGCAAAGCTATTGTTGTCCAGtctacttcatttatttttttttgcacatcgCCCAATAAGAGTCCATGGCTGCTTCACGCCGTCCACTTCTTAATCCCATCGTTCCTCATGGTCCTTTCCTCTTAGGCAAGGAAGACCACAAATATGATGAAGAACACCACCAGTACGAGGAATATCTTAATCATGAGCCAGCGGTTGGAGGAGACCGACTGAAAGTATTTGAGGATCTCGCTGTGGGCCATGTCCACATTCAGCTGCGTGTCCTCCACGTTGGAATCAATCCTACAGACCAACAAGGAGAAATTAGCCTCCAGCGGTGTTCAATACAGATATCAAACATGAAAATCCAGTTTAACCACTCTTAATGCTATATACTCTCTCTGTTTGCCATAAGAATATGCCAGTGCCTTTATACAGTCTCATACAGTACATTAtgcatataacacacacacacaaacaacgaTAAATAATTCTGGCTAATgaatagtaaaaacaaaataatattctAACTCATTTTACAGAATGAATTAATATGAAGAATTCAGCTGACTGACTCAATAGATCcagtgatttttattattattcaattatcTGCTGATTATTACCATCCCCTTAATGCTACTTAACAACTTATACCTACTTCAGACGTGGACAAATCAGCCCTGGCATCTGTGTCGTTTAAGcatattgatttgttttcttaGTTTTCTATTCATAGTTCCATA is drawn from Ictalurus furcatus strain D&B chromosome 8, Billie_1.0, whole genome shotgun sequence and contains these coding sequences:
- the zgc:162144 gene encoding RD3 domain-containing protein, with the translated sequence MFPWSAMFSLEPKVPGQRTPEELVTNTLMLELGAMVKRTERICLERASEVRRSSKSSSSPDYSWLAGPQPHVPYELTPRDVVDLRELCSRIPPAQCGPVIVRFRNLVSEIEPEVHEVPQLFRSVLRACLDEEQADEELQVRAAHWEKRRSKSLSFVTFRSKFRALSRGVGSFGGSRSNLQEENTWSEEEEDEAAEQVISGAPRPRRGRSHSMPEIIPTNGSA